In Aurantimicrobium minutum, the following proteins share a genomic window:
- a CDS encoding FumA C-terminus/TtdB family hydratase beta subunit: MNKGEYQIIHRQSSDYDSKLLSTDGVESVTLGDHTFTQVSPEALENLAYTAYREINYFLRPAHLAQLRKILDDPEASGNDKYVALDLLKNANVASGGVLPMCQDTGTALVMAKRGHRILTDGRDAEYITNGIAKAYHDLNLRYSQMSPVTLWDEVNTGTNLPAEVDISLTKGDSYEFLFMAKGGGSANKTFLYQETKAVLEEQRLLEFLREKIASLGTAACPPYHLAIVIGGTSADFAVKTAKLASTHYLDSLPTEGGKEGQAFRDEAFEQKVFEMTQTIGFGAQFGGKYFCHDVRVVRLPRHGASLPIAIAVSCSADRQLLATINKDGVFIEELEHDPARFIPETGLEAIEEASPGVPINLNQPMPEILKELSACSIGTRVMLTGTMIVARDIAHARMRERLERGEGLPDYAMNHPIYYAGPAKTPEGLPTGSFGPTTAGRMDSYVEEFQKAGGSMIMLAKGNRSSVVTKACGTYGGFYLGSVGGPAARLAQDSIRSMEIIDYPELGMEAVYKIEVENFPAFVVVDDKGNDFFTMDTSKPLLLGPTRTK, from the coding sequence ATGAACAAGGGCGAATATCAGATTATTCACCGGCAGTCATCTGACTATGACTCAAAGCTGCTCAGCACGGACGGTGTTGAATCGGTCACCTTAGGTGACCACACCTTTACTCAGGTTTCACCTGAAGCCCTCGAGAACCTGGCATACACCGCCTACCGCGAGATCAACTACTTCCTGCGCCCAGCCCACCTGGCACAGCTGCGCAAGATCTTGGATGACCCTGAAGCTTCCGGCAACGATAAGTATGTTGCGCTGGATCTTCTCAAGAACGCCAACGTTGCCTCCGGTGGTGTGCTGCCCATGTGTCAGGACACTGGAACTGCGCTGGTCATGGCTAAGCGTGGCCACCGCATCTTGACCGATGGTCGCGATGCTGAATACATCACCAACGGTATTGCGAAGGCGTATCACGACCTCAACCTGCGTTACTCACAGATGTCTCCCGTGACCCTGTGGGATGAGGTGAACACCGGAACCAACCTTCCTGCCGAAGTAGATATTTCCCTCACCAAGGGTGACAGCTATGAATTCTTATTCATGGCTAAAGGTGGCGGTAGCGCCAACAAGACCTTCCTCTACCAAGAGACCAAGGCAGTACTCGAAGAGCAGCGTCTGCTGGAATTCTTGCGAGAGAAGATTGCCAGCCTCGGAACGGCTGCCTGCCCTCCCTACCACCTGGCCATTGTGATCGGTGGAACTTCCGCAGACTTCGCCGTGAAGACAGCCAAGCTCGCATCCACTCACTACTTGGACTCCCTGCCCACCGAAGGTGGCAAAGAAGGCCAAGCCTTCCGTGACGAAGCATTCGAGCAGAAGGTCTTCGAAATGACCCAAACCATTGGGTTTGGTGCACAGTTCGGTGGCAAGTATTTCTGCCACGATGTCCGTGTTGTTCGTCTTCCTCGCCACGGTGCATCGTTGCCGATTGCTATTGCAGTGTCCTGCTCGGCAGACCGCCAGTTGCTAGCAACCATCAATAAAGATGGAGTCTTTATTGAAGAGCTCGAACACGACCCTGCCCGTTTCATTCCCGAGACAGGTCTTGAGGCCATCGAGGAAGCATCACCCGGTGTTCCCATCAACTTGAACCAGCCTATGCCTGAGATTCTCAAAGAACTCTCTGCCTGCTCTATTGGTACTCGTGTGATGCTCACCGGAACCATGATTGTGGCTCGTGACATTGCACATGCTCGTATGCGTGAGCGTTTAGAACGTGGTGAAGGCCTGCCTGACTACGCGATGAACCACCCCATCTACTACGCAGGCCCTGCGAAGACTCCCGAAGGTCTGCCTACCGGCTCCTTCGGGCCCACCACGGCAGGCCGCATGGACAGCTACGTCGAAGAGTTCCAGAAGGCTGGCGGCTCCATGATCATGCTGGCTAAGGGTAACCGCTCCTCTGTCGTGACCAAGGCTTGTGGCACTTACGGTGGTTTCTATCTGGGTTCGGTCGGTGGTCCTGCTGCCCGTTTGGCTCAAGACAGCATTCGCTCGATGGAAATCATCGACTATCCCGAACTGGGCATGGAAGCTGTTTACAAAATCGAGGTAGAGAACTTCCCTGCCTTCGTCGTCGTCGACGATAAGGGTAATGACTTCTTCACCATGGACACCAGCAAGCCTTTGCTTCTCGGTCCCACCCGCACGAAGTAA
- a CDS encoding quinone oxidoreductase family protein, producing the protein MTNAIVISEFGDSSVLNFTDVPTPTPAPGQVLVKMRATGVNFIEIYQRKGIYSIPLPTVLGAEGMGIIDALGEGVTNLEVGQRVAFTDGISTYAEHALVDAQKALLIPEGMDDLTAAALPLQGLTAHYLSSSTFALGPEHTALIHAGAGGVGLLLIQLAKMRGARVFTTVSDEFKAELAREAGADEVLSYDGFDVRVRELTNGRGVDVVYDGVGQATFDRSLMSLAIRGMMVLFGAASGPVPEFDLQRLNSGGSLFITRPTLWNYLLTAEERIWRWSELTEAVISGKLNVRIGGTYPLAQAAQAHDDLAGRKTTGKLLLLP; encoded by the coding sequence ATGACCAACGCCATTGTGATCTCTGAATTCGGAGACTCCTCTGTACTGAACTTCACTGATGTTCCCACCCCCACACCTGCCCCTGGTCAGGTGTTGGTGAAGATGCGGGCCACGGGTGTGAACTTCATTGAGATTTATCAGCGCAAGGGCATTTACTCGATACCCCTGCCCACTGTTCTCGGGGCTGAAGGGATGGGAATCATTGACGCCCTCGGTGAGGGCGTCACCAACCTCGAAGTTGGTCAGCGCGTTGCCTTCACCGATGGCATCTCGACCTATGCCGAGCATGCCCTCGTTGATGCCCAGAAAGCTTTGCTCATTCCTGAGGGCATGGATGACCTCACGGCAGCTGCGCTGCCGTTGCAAGGTCTCACCGCGCACTATCTGTCTTCCTCCACCTTTGCTCTCGGCCCAGAGCACACCGCACTGATCCATGCCGGCGCTGGTGGTGTGGGTTTGCTGTTGATTCAGTTGGCCAAGATGCGTGGGGCACGCGTGTTCACCACGGTTTCGGACGAATTCAAAGCTGAACTTGCCCGGGAAGCCGGTGCGGATGAGGTGTTGTCCTATGACGGTTTCGATGTTCGCGTCCGGGAGCTGACCAACGGCCGCGGCGTAGACGTCGTCTACGACGGCGTTGGTCAAGCCACCTTTGACCGCTCGCTGATGTCTTTGGCTATTCGCGGAATGATGGTCCTCTTTGGTGCAGCTTCTGGACCGGTGCCCGAATTTGATCTGCAACGGCTTAATTCTGGTGGCTCACTGTTCATTACTAGGCCCACACTGTGGAATTACCTCTTAACTGCTGAAGAGCGCATTTGGCGCTGGAGTGAGCTCACAGAAGCCGTCATTTCCGGCAAACTCAACGTTCGTATTGGCGGAACATACCCGCTAGCGCAAGCTGCACAGGCTCACGACGACTTGGCTGGCCGGAAAACCACCGGCAAACTGTTATTGCTTCCCTGA
- a CDS encoding pyridoxal phosphate-dependent decarboxylase family protein, with translation MDHDLRLGAARKDILHSTLETVTQVWEGFDKAREEEPELTQKTVQLLSEHLPEQGMTEVDALDEAVDVLDQSLAQSRPRFLAYIGSSGLEIGAIADFLAASYDINLAVDARAASMLEVQTSKWLGEFIGFPNSRGLFTSGGTVSNITALAAARHRAVPESREFGNTVPMAVYVSSEAHYSNKRAVELLGLGTRAVRSIAIDEQHRLIPAALEEQIKADIAAGVKPMCIIASAGTTLTGAVDTLREIARIAQTYNVWMHVDGAYGAPAAGTDVARELFDGIELADSVTIDAHKWLFVPKACSIVLVKDYAALAATFGHNEAYMPHEGEEPNPVDVTLEYSRPLRALKLWLGFKAHGAGAFRAAIEHNIALAELTYSRASVNPSFRVLPHRPQLSIVPLQHIPHGMTDPQQISEHNAKLCTAIENDGRVFLSPAVINGEVWLRPCFTNFRTEASDVDVLFEVIDELSNTLHHTSRN, from the coding sequence ATGGATCACGACCTTCGTTTGGGCGCTGCGCGCAAAGACATTCTGCACTCCACTTTGGAAACAGTTACCCAGGTGTGGGAAGGATTCGACAAAGCCCGAGAAGAAGAACCCGAGCTCACCCAAAAGACGGTGCAGCTGCTCTCCGAGCACCTGCCCGAGCAGGGCATGACCGAAGTCGACGCCCTCGACGAGGCCGTCGATGTGCTCGACCAATCCCTCGCCCAGTCACGCCCCCGCTTCCTGGCCTATATCGGCTCCAGCGGATTAGAAATCGGCGCTATTGCCGACTTCTTGGCTGCCTCCTATGACATCAACCTCGCCGTAGACGCCCGAGCCGCATCCATGCTCGAAGTTCAAACCAGTAAATGGCTTGGAGAGTTCATTGGCTTCCCCAACTCCCGAGGATTGTTCACCTCCGGTGGAACTGTGAGCAACATCACGGCGCTCGCCGCAGCACGCCACCGTGCTGTTCCCGAATCCCGCGAGTTTGGTAACACCGTCCCGATGGCGGTCTATGTTTCCAGTGAAGCCCACTACTCCAACAAGCGTGCAGTGGAATTGTTGGGGCTGGGAACACGAGCTGTTCGATCGATTGCCATCGATGAGCAGCACCGCTTGATTCCTGCTGCCTTGGAAGAGCAGATCAAGGCAGATATCGCTGCCGGTGTGAAGCCGATGTGCATTATTGCCAGTGCAGGCACCACTCTCACTGGTGCTGTGGACACCCTGCGTGAAATTGCCCGCATTGCCCAGACTTATAACGTCTGGATGCATGTCGACGGTGCGTATGGTGCTCCTGCCGCAGGAACAGATGTTGCCCGTGAGCTCTTTGATGGTATCGAGTTAGCTGACTCGGTCACTATCGATGCGCACAAGTGGCTCTTTGTGCCCAAAGCGTGTTCGATTGTGTTGGTCAAAGACTATGCAGCTCTTGCTGCCACCTTCGGTCACAATGAGGCCTATATGCCGCACGAAGGTGAAGAGCCCAACCCCGTAGATGTGACCCTGGAGTATTCGCGCCCACTGCGTGCGTTGAAATTGTGGCTGGGTTTCAAAGCCCACGGTGCTGGAGCTTTCCGCGCAGCCATTGAGCACAACATTGCTTTGGCGGAGCTCACCTACTCGCGAGCGAGTGTGAATCCGTCCTTCCGAGTTTTGCCTCACCGCCCCCAGCTTTCGATTGTTCCGCTACAGCACATTCCTCACGGCATGACAGACCCCCAGCAAATCAGTGAACACAACGCGAAGTTGTGTACGGCCATCGAAAACGATGGCCGAGTATTCCTCTCACCTGCAGTGATCAACGGAGAAGTGTGGCTTCGTCCCTGCTTCACCAACTTCCGCACCGAAGCTAGTGATGTCGACGTGCTCTTCGAGGTCATAGATGAACTGAGTAACACTCTTCACCACACTTCACGCAACTAA